The following proteins are encoded in a genomic region of Ooceraea biroi isolate clonal line C1 chromosome 14, Obir_v5.4, whole genome shotgun sequence:
- the LOC105286754 gene encoding cytochrome c oxidase assembly protein COX11, mitochondrial yields MYFNVCRRLTQPCVRQIYTSVSRNLMKNHVDTPFRKRIRTTAFYGAGLGVLVIGLSYSAVPLYRMFCQSYSYGGTVSAGHDASKVTTMSPIKDRKIKVKFSADTAASMKWNFKPQQTDIMVIPGETALAFYTATNPTDEQIVGVSTYNVLPFEVGQYFNKIQCFCFEEQMLSPHEQVDMPVFFYIDPEFAEDPQLEFVDEIILSYTFFEAKPGLQLPIPTYVKSHLTK; encoded by the exons atgtattTTAATGTCTGCCGACGATTGACGCAGCCGTGCGTTAGGCAAATCTACACCAGCGTGTCgcgaaatttaatgaaaaatcacGTGGATACCCCATTTCGAAAGAGGATACGTACTACCGCTTTTTATGGAGCTGGGCTAGGAGTTCTGGTAATCGGTTTGAGCTACTCCGCGGTGCCTTTGTACAGGATGTTCTGCCAG TCATACAGTTACGGTGGAACAGTAAGTGCTGGTCACGATGCCAGCAAAGTGACCACAATGTCACCCATCAAAGACAGGAAgattaaagttaaatttagcGCGGACACAGCGGCATCCATGAAATGGAACTTCAAACCCCAACAGACGGACATTATGGTTATTCCCGGAGAGACTGCTCTGGCGTTTTACACAGCCACAAATCCCACTGATGAGCAGATCGTGGGAGTGTCCACGTACAATGTTCTACCTTTTGAGGTAGGACAGTACTTCAATAAGATACAATGCTTCTGCTTCGAAGAACAGATGCTTAGTCCACACGAACag GTCGATATGCCAGTGTTCTTTTACATTGATCCAGAATTTGCGGAAGACCCACAACTGGAGTTTGTCGATGAGATAATTCTCTCTTATACGTTCTTCGAAGCGAAACCAGGACTCCAACTGCCTATACCGACTTACGTCAAAAGTCACTTGACAAAGTAA
- the LOC105286770 gene encoding NF-kappa-B-repressing factor → MSVNEDWDVEQYKVEHESDEHWELRRKFLLAHKDKFSEDTLVCLAQVFVNVELLGCRYPEETMDLVKDLSEDVAAEYREKQKTKLQRTFVAASEAASSKIKGRTSQPSTVTEKHVPNTSKYMPNPANQSCRKLNTEEPPSKRLNTEERPSKRRKINVTSCGDHSYGDIILWERPGDVPQSILNTSANISGANLKWEYGQKQGVWECVIYLNSKRLASCTSFNKKIAKNDTARDALNELRKRYYTIKVKPSTDATSNVTVTTKEIKPEATVHDDERKESNGIGEKMMKMMGWMGGGLGKSEQGVVEPMSTTLEPQVSRKGLGLKSGSCTAHEVKAKCQKLFRDFLRTDMQNDIVFLDFTNDERQVIHQIARTMDLKSRSYGPTDKRKLIVSRKIDARTLLRELKSLGGATEKYELVEPAGNKLTPSSTSTSS, encoded by the exons ATGAGCGTAAACGAGGATTGGGACGTGGAACAGTACAAAGTGGAACACGAGTCTGATGAACACTGGGAATTGAGGCGAAAATTTTTGCTAGCGCACAAAGACAAGTTTTCAGAGGACACACTTGTTTGTTTGGCTCAAGTGTTTGTTAACGTTGAATTGTTAGGATGCAG ATATCCAGAAGAAACAATGGATTTAGTGAAGGATCTATCAGAAGACGTCGCAGCTGAATACAGAGAGAAACAAAAGACAAAATTACAAAGAACGTTTGTAGCAGCATCAGAAGCAGCTAGTTCGAAGATTAAAG GACGCACTAGTCAACCATCGACTGTCACAGAAAAGCATGTACCGAACACTTCGAAATATATGCCAAACCCAGCCAATCAG TCTTGTAGAAAGCTGAACACTGAGGAACCACCTTCTAAAAGACTGAACACTGAGGAACGACCTTCTAAAAGACGAAAGATCAATGTTACATCATGCGGGGATCACTCGTATGGAGACATTATTCTGTGGGAAAGACCGGGTGACGTACCACAAAGTATACTGAACACTTCAGCTAATATATCGGGTGCTAATCTAAAATGGGAGTACGGTCAGAAACAAGGAGTTTG GGAGTGTGTCATTTATCTCAATTCAAAGAGATTGGCAAGTTGCACCAGTTTCAATAAGAAAATTGCAAAGAATGACACAGCTAGGGACGCATTAAACGAATTACGAAAGCGTTATTACACTATTAAG GTTAAACCAAGCACGGATGCAACATCAAATGTAACGGTAACGACAAAGGAGATAAAGCCGGAGGCGACTGTTCACGACGACGAACGGAAAGAATCCAATGGCATCGGGGAAAAAATGATGAAGATGATGGGTTGGATGGGTGGTGGTCTTGGAAAGTCGGAACAGGGTGTTGTCGAGCCTATGTCCACGAC ACTTGAACCTCAGGTAAGCCGAAAAGGTCTCGGCTTGAAATCGGGTTCTTGCACAGCACACGAAGTGAAAGCCAAATGCCAAAAGCTGTTTAGAGATTTCCTAAGGACCGATATGCAAAACGATATTGTGTTTCTGGACTTTACTAACGATGAGAGACAAGTGATTCACCA AATCGCACGGACGATGGACCTCAAGTCACGCAGTTACGGCCCCACAGATAAGCGGAAACTGATAGTCTCGCGTAAAATCGATGCCCGTACCTTGCTCCGCGAACTGAAAAGTCTCGGTGGAGCGACAGAAAAATACGAGTTAGTGGAACCAGCCGGCAACAAGCTCACTCCATCGTCCACCTCAACAAGCAGTTAG